Proteins from one Candidatus Pantoea bituminis genomic window:
- a CDS encoding conjugal transfer protein TraN, with protein sequence MNKATRIQLLGLLLTCASAGALAASMDASNQEGINAAKSANGTTSADPNSYFDNYTSDAPQRDYYGDPTQTSTNIDVKGQTELSQSELGQTARESYVNNPADKLSYDSDMMKHSDEIRENANAITGVNGNQCVAQELNKTTYTTHSCEMASPLSQSCTRKATIVTTGSRETFNTQLVLNAGDVSGRRIDNYWIQYDITVPQDGIISSGTWEFLYPSAPGYHGGRLDYSIQVLGQNFRTKINYSGAFSIATQEVKQRQIISLLVRNNSDGHNDQAVDNFMKQLASGQMIVRITLPMEAVRDTVSAGIQWTDSCPADMGDAVKMSEVCSDPGGTRSVTVGGKAYSLYSDCWGYTTQWNVFEDDTNTCQAYIDNPNCSEGTRTCTQKIGNLCVYSKLTWQCAHTVKSTGYICGSEFYCSDGSCSAMQAGQNQNFEAAVSQLAALAAAGKDFAGMDPDSVTAFTGKAMACRKSAAGFSNCCKSGGWGQDAGLAQCNTEEKEIGTGKEKKLVVKVGSYCSKKVLGVCLQQKEGYCVFDSKLARIVQEQGRRDQLDISFGSGSNPDCRGIRVAELQGIKFDHIDFSDFYDDLNSNIKLPDQDALNQRITSDIQNSLKSGD encoded by the coding sequence ATGAATAAAGCAACCCGCATCCAGCTGCTGGGCCTGCTGCTGACCTGCGCTTCAGCGGGTGCACTGGCGGCGTCAATGGATGCCTCAAACCAGGAAGGCATTAACGCCGCGAAGTCGGCTAACGGCACAACCAGCGCCGACCCGAACAGTTATTTTGACAACTACACCTCTGATGCGCCGCAGCGCGACTACTACGGCGACCCGACGCAGACGTCAACAAACATCGACGTAAAGGGGCAGACAGAGCTGAGCCAGTCGGAACTCGGGCAGACGGCCCGGGAATCCTATGTGAACAACCCGGCGGACAAGCTCAGCTACGACTCGGACATGATGAAACACAGCGATGAGATCCGGGAAAATGCGAATGCGATTACCGGGGTGAACGGCAATCAGTGCGTGGCGCAGGAGCTGAACAAAACCACCTACACGACGCACAGTTGTGAGATGGCATCCCCACTCTCACAGTCATGTACGCGTAAGGCCACAATTGTGACGACCGGGTCACGTGAAACCTTTAACACTCAGCTGGTACTGAATGCGGGTGATGTCAGCGGAAGGCGCATCGATAACTACTGGATTCAGTACGACATCACAGTGCCGCAGGATGGCATCATCAGCAGCGGAACGTGGGAGTTTCTCTATCCGTCCGCCCCCGGTTATCACGGTGGTCGCCTGGATTACTCCATTCAGGTGCTCGGGCAAAATTTCAGGACCAAAATAAACTACTCCGGCGCATTCAGCATAGCCACGCAGGAAGTAAAGCAGCGGCAGATCATCAGCCTTCTGGTACGCAATAACAGCGATGGCCACAACGATCAGGCCGTTGATAATTTCATGAAGCAGTTAGCCAGCGGACAAATGATTGTCCGCATCACCCTTCCGATGGAGGCGGTCCGGGATACGGTCAGTGCCGGGATTCAGTGGACGGACAGCTGCCCGGCAGACATGGGCGACGCGGTGAAGATGAGTGAGGTCTGCAGCGATCCAGGCGGCACACGTTCTGTCACGGTGGGCGGCAAGGCCTACAGCCTTTACAGCGACTGCTGGGGTTACACCACACAGTGGAATGTTTTTGAAGACGACACCAATACCTGCCAGGCCTATATCGACAATCCAAACTGCAGTGAAGGCACCCGTACCTGCACCCAGAAAATCGGCAACCTCTGCGTCTACAGCAAGCTGACCTGGCAGTGTGCGCACACCGTTAAGAGCACCGGCTATATCTGCGGCTCAGAGTTTTACTGCTCAGACGGCAGCTGCTCGGCGATGCAGGCGGGACAGAATCAGAACTTTGAGGCTGCGGTATCACAGCTGGCGGCACTCGCCGCTGCGGGAAAAGATTTCGCGGGCATGGACCCGGACTCAGTCACGGCGTTTACCGGCAAAGCGATGGCGTGCCGCAAGAGTGCGGCCGGCTTCAGCAACTGCTGTAAAAGCGGCGGCTGGGGTCAGGATGCCGGACTTGCGCAGTGCAACACCGAGGAAAAGGAAATCGGCACCGGCAAGGAGAAGAAGCTTGTCGTGAAGGTCGGCTCTTACTGCTCGAAGAAAGTGCTCGGTGTCTGCCTGCAGCAGAAAGAGGGCTACTGCGTCTTCGACAGCAAGCTCGCCCGCATCGTGCAGGAGCAGGGACGCCGGGATCAGCTGGACATCAGCTTCGGCTCGGGCAGCAACCCGGACTGCCGGGGAATAAGGGTGGCTGAGCTGCAGGGCATTAAGTTCGATCATATCGACTTCAGCGACTTTTACGACGACCTGAATAGCAACATTAAGCTGCCCGATCAGGACGCGCTGAACCAGCGAATCACATCCGACATCCAGAACAGCCTTAAATCAGGAGACTGA
- the traF gene encoding conjugal transfer protein TraF, producing MMSKLFAVLLMLTPVLATASTIDDIARLEQAKEGADAPAQPENRSAKSAPAADAQPTPAKPVWYHLSDGRRVDVGHWQIVHFVRSDCPYCHRFNPTLKSVSGQTGIGVFVYSFDGKGDAVFPKVMPVNDGILKDFFAELPQATPTDFIINTQSLVTIPLSQGK from the coding sequence ATGATGTCAAAACTCTTTGCCGTATTGCTGATGCTTACGCCGGTGCTGGCCACGGCCAGCACGATTGATGACATTGCCCGCCTGGAGCAGGCGAAAGAAGGTGCAGACGCGCCCGCGCAGCCGGAAAACCGGTCAGCGAAAAGCGCGCCTGCTGCTGACGCGCAACCTACTCCTGCAAAGCCGGTCTGGTATCACCTGAGCGACGGCCGCCGCGTGGACGTGGGCCACTGGCAGATCGTGCACTTTGTTCGCTCTGACTGCCCGTACTGCCACCGCTTCAATCCGACTCTTAAGTCGGTGTCCGGGCAGACCGGCATCGGTGTGTTCGTTTACAGCTTTGACGGCAAGGGCGATGCGGTGTTTCCGAAGGTCATGCCGGTGAATGACGGCATCCTGAAAGACTTCTTCGCGGAGCTGCCGCAGGCGACGCCCACCGACTTCATTATCAACACGCAGTCGCTGGTAACCATCCCGCTGTCGCAGGGGAAATGA
- a CDS encoding conjugal transfer protein TraH, with product MTKFVLSAGVAAGLLFSAAASADVQNDINKFFNDMGGGGGNYTQAAAWQGQSAGYLTGGNLFIRTPVRNIQLISVTLPDIKSGCGGIDAYLGSFSFINSDSIKIMGKQILSNAAGYAFDLGLETICPQCKAVKDYLQKLAADTNNMNISTCQAAQSIVGGLWPKTQAASSQICQDLGTRHDVFSDWAASRQGCGVGGETNSVFDKATDEEKKRIPRNRNLTWDTFTKLNQFFSNDRALKEFIMSMVGTVIYDANGNPTFLQPRGGSESMFNTLLNGGTEKIYRCNDNTTCLSPTIAELTLSEDEGMTGRVRDMLNDIFDKSRTDTALNDNEKALISSTRVRILRYTIDSASVGMDQSVVSSLAEYIAADMVMSYINGLIDVAASGAAGTLDTEEENKHFRENLRQVRNELSQRVARIQVQQNGLAEYDRSLSETRQQLSSSVSDSVLSNYQFGGKHGA from the coding sequence ATGACTAAATTTGTGTTAAGTGCAGGCGTAGCTGCTGGCCTGCTGTTCTCCGCTGCGGCGAGCGCGGACGTGCAGAACGACATTAATAAATTCTTTAACGACATGGGCGGTGGCGGCGGAAACTACACGCAGGCGGCCGCCTGGCAGGGCCAGTCAGCGGGCTACCTCACAGGCGGAAACCTGTTTATCCGCACGCCGGTGCGCAACATCCAGCTGATCTCGGTCACGCTCCCGGACATCAAGTCGGGCTGCGGCGGCATCGACGCTTATCTCGGCTCGTTCAGCTTCATTAACAGCGACAGCATCAAAATCATGGGTAAGCAGATCCTGAGCAACGCCGCTGGCTACGCCTTTGACCTCGGGCTGGAAACCATCTGCCCGCAGTGTAAGGCGGTTAAGGACTACCTGCAGAAGCTCGCGGCGGATACCAACAACATGAATATTTCCACCTGTCAGGCGGCGCAGTCCATCGTCGGCGGACTATGGCCAAAAACACAGGCAGCGAGTTCCCAGATTTGCCAGGACCTTGGCACCAGGCACGATGTGTTCTCAGACTGGGCTGCCTCCCGCCAGGGCTGCGGCGTCGGCGGAGAAACTAACAGCGTGTTCGATAAGGCGACCGACGAAGAGAAAAAGCGCATCCCGCGTAACCGCAACCTGACCTGGGACACGTTCACGAAGCTCAACCAGTTTTTCAGCAACGATCGCGCGCTGAAGGAGTTCATTATGTCGATGGTCGGTACGGTGATTTATGACGCTAATGGCAACCCGACGTTCCTGCAGCCGCGCGGAGGCAGCGAGTCGATGTTCAATACGCTACTGAACGGAGGCACCGAGAAAATCTACCGCTGCAACGACAACACAACCTGCCTGTCGCCCACGATCGCGGAGCTCACGCTCTCAGAAGATGAGGGCATGACCGGCCGGGTACGCGACATGCTCAACGACATCTTCGACAAAAGCCGCACCGACACAGCGCTTAACGATAACGAAAAGGCGCTTATCAGCAGCACCCGTGTGCGCATCCTGCGCTACACCATCGACTCCGCGTCGGTGGGCATGGATCAGAGTGTGGTCAGCAGCCTGGCAGAGTACATCGCAGCCGATATGGTGATGTCCTACATCAACGGCCTGATCGACGTAGCCGCGAGCGGGGCAGCAGGCACGCTCGATACCGAAGAAGAGAACAAGCACTTTCGCGAGAACCTGCGTCAGGTGCGCAATGAGCTGAGCCAGCGCGTCGCGCGCATCCAGGTTCAGCAGAACGGGCTGGCAGAGTATGACCGCAGCCTGTCAGAAACGCGCCAGCAGCTCTCGTCATCCGTTTCCGACAGCGTGCTGTCGAACTATCAGTTCGGGGGTAAGCATGGCGCTTGA